From the genome of Pukyongia salina, one region includes:
- a CDS encoding MFS transporter → MKNLGIKISLFLIYFVFAALLNSVGILVERSQEVYEVAKGDAAFLELFKDLSIAVVSFVIGTFLPKLGYKRGMLISLALVFFGCIGMYYGNSFWSVKILFAVTGIGFAIVKVAVYALIGFVTDGKDDHRRLMSFIETVFMIGIIFMYVVFPLFYNDDPNGWLRGYLLMAAIIAVAFTIILFSKFNIEVAQKNTSIREDIRAMLRLFLNPVIYVFAIFAFFYVMTEQGIMTWLPTFNKETLHMDAKLATQMAVILMASFAIGRFITGMLVKKIKWIYIALFGLLGAAVLVLVVLPMASNVPEMQASKLGDLPLVSFLFPMIGLFLAPLYPLISSTVLSATKKTDHSALAGILTFVSALGGTLGSVIIGNLFDLLGGNKVFYLSLIPMSIILVALFILNRIVGKSS, encoded by the coding sequence ATGAAAAATCTAGGGATCAAAATATCGTTATTTCTAATCTACTTTGTATTCGCAGCTTTGCTTAATAGTGTTGGAATACTGGTAGAACGATCCCAGGAAGTATATGAAGTAGCCAAAGGTGATGCAGCCTTCCTGGAACTTTTCAAAGATCTGTCTATAGCCGTGGTTTCCTTTGTGATTGGGACATTTCTACCCAAACTGGGTTACAAGCGAGGTATGCTCATTAGCCTTGCCTTGGTGTTCTTTGGATGCATTGGGATGTACTACGGAAATTCATTCTGGTCTGTTAAGATCTTGTTTGCCGTAACCGGTATTGGCTTTGCCATAGTTAAAGTAGCAGTTTACGCTCTTATTGGCTTTGTAACCGATGGGAAAGATGACCATCGAAGGCTCATGAGTTTTATTGAGACTGTTTTTATGATAGGGATCATTTTTATGTATGTGGTATTTCCACTATTCTATAATGACGACCCCAATGGATGGCTACGAGGATATTTACTCATGGCAGCTATAATCGCGGTGGCATTTACTATAATTTTATTCTCAAAGTTCAATATCGAGGTTGCACAAAAAAATACCAGTATACGCGAGGATATTAGAGCTATGCTCAGATTATTTCTCAATCCCGTGATCTATGTATTTGCTATTTTTGCCTTCTTCTATGTAATGACAGAGCAGGGTATCATGACCTGGCTTCCAACCTTTAATAAGGAAACGCTTCATATGGATGCTAAACTGGCTACCCAAATGGCCGTTATCCTTATGGCTTCGTTTGCTATTGGACGGTTTATTACGGGAATGCTTGTGAAAAAGATCAAATGGATCTATATAGCCTTGTTTGGATTGTTGGGGGCGGCAGTTCTGGTACTCGTGGTATTGCCTATGGCTAGTAATGTGCCCGAGATGCAGGCAAGTAAGCTGGGTGATCTGCCCCTGGTTTCGTTTCTCTTCCCAATGATAGGTCTTTTTCTGGCTCCATTGTATCCCTTGATAAGTTCTACAGTTTTGTCGGCTACAAAAAAAACAGACCACAGTGCATTAGCGGGTATACTTACCTTCGTTTCAGCTCTGGGAGGAACTTTAGGCTCGGTAATCATTGGAAATTTATTTGATCTTCTGGGTGGAAATAAAGTATTCTATCTTTCCCTGATCCCGATGTCTATTATATTGGTTGCTTTGTTCATTCTGAATAGAATTGTTGGAAAGAGCTCATGA
- a CDS encoding MFS transporter, which yields MNVGFLGIQYSFGLQQTAINPIFLYLGASEDMLPILNIAGPVTGLIVQPIIGAMSDKTWSARWGRRKPYFLIGALMGSLCLFAFPHSPVLWFAVGLLWILDVGNNMAMEPYRAFVGDKLPERQLSLGYQMQSLFVGAGILLANGSIVLFQYLFGGTSVEEAGTIPQWLYYSFYIGAFLSLTTILYSVLKTPEIPPSEEEMEEINQLKGLSLGKRIAKPFVEIVDAIKEMPKFMWKIGAVYLFQWYALFIYWQFTTPLFMKTMGYNTSEAASQAAKMSLTYNTVTLLVALALVPLTLRFGGKKIYAISLLGTALALFTIPYISDPYMVLVPMILFGIGWAAMMGIPYTMVSKVVPQERRGVYMGILNMMIVIPMFIQTLSFGSIYKYLLGNNAINAMLFAGAFFAIAAFLALRLNVKKAKMV from the coding sequence ATGAACGTTGGATTCCTCGGAATTCAGTATAGTTTTGGCTTACAACAAACAGCGATCAATCCCATCTTTCTTTACCTGGGAGCTTCAGAAGATATGCTACCTATTTTAAATATTGCAGGCCCGGTAACGGGTTTGATCGTGCAGCCAATCATTGGTGCTATGAGCGATAAAACCTGGTCGGCACGCTGGGGAAGACGAAAACCTTATTTTTTGATCGGAGCCCTTATGGGAAGTTTGTGTCTATTTGCGTTTCCTCATAGTCCGGTATTATGGTTTGCGGTTGGTTTGCTGTGGATACTCGATGTAGGGAATAATATGGCGATGGAGCCGTACAGGGCTTTTGTTGGAGATAAACTACCCGAAAGACAATTGAGCCTGGGATATCAGATGCAAAGCCTTTTTGTAGGCGCCGGAATATTACTTGCCAATGGTTCTATCGTGTTATTTCAGTATCTCTTTGGAGGAACATCTGTAGAAGAAGCGGGTACAATTCCGCAATGGTTATACTATTCTTTTTATATAGGGGCATTTCTGTCTTTAACCACCATTTTATATTCTGTACTTAAAACACCCGAGATCCCTCCATCTGAAGAGGAAATGGAGGAGATAAATCAGCTTAAGGGATTATCCCTAGGAAAACGGATTGCGAAACCATTTGTGGAAATTGTTGATGCCATAAAGGAAATGCCGAAGTTTATGTGGAAAATTGGCGCTGTATATCTTTTCCAGTGGTATGCTTTGTTTATATACTGGCAGTTTACAACGCCACTTTTTATGAAAACAATGGGGTATAACACCTCCGAGGCAGCTTCCCAGGCGGCTAAAATGAGTCTCACCTACAATACGGTTACCCTTCTGGTGGCCCTGGCCCTCGTGCCATTAACATTGCGTTTTGGAGGGAAAAAGATCTATGCAATTAGCTTACTAGGTACCGCACTGGCCTTATTTACCATTCCTTATATCTCCGATCCTTATATGGTATTGGTACCCATGATATTATTTGGTATTGGTTGGGCTGCTATGATGGGAATACCCTATACCATGGTATCTAAGGTAGTTCCTCAGGAAAGACGGGGTGTTTACATGGGAATTCTCAATATGATGATCGTAATCCCAATGTTCATTCAAACCTTAAGCTTTGGTTCTATTTATAAATATTTACTAGGAAACAATGCAATAAACGCTATGTTATTTGCCGGTGCATTCTTTGCTATCGCCGCTTTTCTGGCTCTGCGACTCAATGTGAAAAAAGCTAAAATGGTATGA
- a CDS encoding glycoside hydrolase 100 family protein gives MKNNSAIHNDAVNLLHRLCTNDGILASTIEADNYKRIWARDSIVCGLAGILLNDPVILNGLKNSLLTLSRGQHKLGMIPSNVLPGDSKDISFGSLAGRIDANTWFIIGSCLYFLTTEDNETWIELQPAVQKCRIFLNTVEFNDRGWTYTPLSGNWADEYPVHGYTLYDNCLRLWGEKLWIKITGEPFTEYDELVEKTRLNFWPTHNTDPRTVYHTTAFNQALENKIMHYSAFILPGIYDFRFDAAGNALAHLIFESEPNKKETTKTFLSQLSSEVGRHAVPAFWPMITSKSSDWNLLAGNYSFEFKNHPGYFHNGGIWPVWMGLYCLGLSKIGLKEEVDQICSEFEKMVSASENWNFQEYFNAVDFNTGGKTEMGYTASGIVFMNSALNNPEFALSLQL, from the coding sequence ATGAAAAATAATTCAGCCATACATAATGATGCTGTCAACCTCCTCCACCGGCTCTGTACTAATGACGGTATTCTGGCCAGCACAATAGAAGCCGATAACTACAAAAGGATCTGGGCTCGCGACAGTATAGTATGTGGACTCGCGGGCATATTATTGAACGATCCGGTAATTCTGAATGGGTTAAAGAATTCACTGCTCACGCTATCCCGAGGGCAGCACAAACTGGGAATGATCCCCTCGAATGTTCTTCCCGGAGATTCTAAAGATATTTCCTTCGGAAGCCTGGCCGGAAGGATAGATGCCAATACCTGGTTTATCATAGGTAGTTGCCTTTATTTCTTAACTACTGAAGACAATGAAACCTGGATAGAACTTCAACCGGCTGTTCAAAAATGCAGGATCTTTTTAAACACGGTGGAGTTTAACGACAGAGGCTGGACCTATACTCCTTTAAGTGGTAACTGGGCCGATGAGTACCCGGTGCACGGATATACCCTTTATGACAATTGTCTCCGCCTTTGGGGAGAAAAACTATGGATTAAGATAACCGGAGAACCATTTACCGAATACGACGAATTAGTAGAAAAAACCCGCTTGAATTTCTGGCCTACCCATAATACCGATCCTCGAACTGTGTACCACACTACTGCCTTTAACCAGGCGCTGGAAAATAAAATAATGCATTATTCAGCCTTTATTTTGCCGGGTATTTACGACTTCAGATTTGATGCAGCCGGTAATGCCCTGGCCCATCTAATCTTCGAGTCCGAGCCGAATAAGAAAGAAACAACTAAAACTTTTTTATCACAACTAAGCAGTGAAGTTGGAAGGCATGCTGTCCCGGCTTTCTGGCCGATGATCACTAGTAAGAGTAGTGACTGGAATTTACTGGCTGGTAACTATTCGTTCGAATTTAAAAATCATCCGGGCTATTTCCACAACGGAGGCATCTGGCCGGTATGGATGGGACTTTACTGTCTGGGATTAAGTAAAATTGGATTAAAGGAGGAGGTTGACCAAATTTGTTCGGAATTCGAAAAAATGGTTTCAGCTTCCGAAAACTGGAACTTCCAGGAGTATTTCAATGCGGTTGATTTCAATACCGGTGGTAAAACAGAAATGGGCTATACAGCTTCGGGAATTGTGTTCATGAATTCGGCTTTAAACAACCCCGAATTTGCGCTAAGCCTACAGCTGTAA